In a single window of the Osmerus eperlanus chromosome 4, fOsmEpe2.1, whole genome shotgun sequence genome:
- the LOC134018209 gene encoding uncharacterized protein LOC134018209, with product MPGLDRVDSLAECLVELRNQSSLALTNQQVSNIVALWQNLLDYDQQRVTFAARHQSRLDTGRFRSPKKRQEFTPGVESMKRHALTTTAPLAQWPDCCRLIELIFVRLCAIHRSPKKKGTGAVSRWSLILDDYRKIRQRILANGTVMQQTTLQLVDVSHTTLVQWHNKRVKKQDNAVVMQGLNLPSRLSAAANPLPPANVRLPSALPHPGPALQYQLPCSTVGQARLKRKVPPTDVTPVAIKMHAQRQLFPAPPSAPRLLVLAPVTSQVPVLVAAPQALGGIFPAPPAPVRKLTRHVLHNTSKKCGQFRTAQTGHSQYKGTVYCPSVEAVPKEQWLEDMKQVDAPLPPSQRHGRWASAPLPPSQRHGRWASAPLPPSQRHGHWASAPLPPSQRHGHWASAPLLPLPEAWTLG from the exons ATGCCGGGCTTAGACAGAGTAGACAGCTTGGCTGAGTGTTTGGTGGAGCTGAGGAACCAGTCCTCTCTGGCCCTCACCAACCAGCAG GTAAGCAACATTGTTGCTCTGTGGCAGAACCTGCTGGACTACGACCAGCAGAGGGTTACCTTTGCTGCCAGACACCAGAGCAGGCTGGACACAGGGAGGTTCAGGTCTCCAAAGAAGAGGCAGGAGTTCACTCCAGGGGTGGAGAGCATGAAGAGGCACGCACTCACCACCACTGCCCCGCTTGCCCAATGGCCTGATTGCTGCCGCCTGATTGAACTGATCTTTGTCAGGCTCTGTGCCATCCATCGCTCTCCCAAGAAGAAGGGGACTGGTGCAGTGTCCAGATGGAGTTTAATCCTGGATGACTACAGGAAAATCAGGCAGCGCATTTTGGCAAATGGGACGGTCATGCAGCAGACcacactgcagctggtggatgtaagCCACACCACCCTTGTGCAGTGGCACAACAAGAGGGTGAAGAAGCAGGACAACGCTGTGGTTATGCAGGGGCTGAACTTGCCCAGTCGCTTGTCTGCGGCAGCCAACCCACTCCCTCCTGCTAATGTGCGCCTTCCATCTGCGCTCCCCCACCCAGGCCCGGCTCTCCAGTACCAACTGCCCTGCAGCACCGTGGGCCAGGCGCGGTTGAAAAGAAAGGTCCCGCCCACAGATGTAACACCGGTTGCTATAAAGATGCATGCCCAGCGTCAGCTcttccctgctccaccctcGGCCCCTCGTCTGTTGGTGCTGGCTCCGGTGACCTCACAGGTGCCTGTCCTCGTCGCTGCTCCACAGGCCCTGGGAGGTATCTTCCCTGCACCCCCTGCTCCGGTCCGAAAACTAACCCGCCATGTACTCCACAACACATCCAAGAAATGCGGGCAGTTCAGGACAGCCCAGACTGGACACAGTCAGTACAAAGGAACTGTGTACTGCCCCTCTGTAGAGGCTGTTCCCAAGGAGCAATGGTTGGAGGACATGAAACAAGTAgatgcccctctacccccctcccagaggcatggacgctgggctagtgcccctctacccccctcccagaggcatggacgctgggctagtgcccctctacccccctcccagaggcatggacactgggctagtgcccctctacccccctcccagaggcatggacactgggctagtgcccctctactccccctcccagaggcatggacgctgggctag
- the LOC134019532 gene encoding WD repeat-containing protein on Y chromosome-like: MSRLPISSIHYNRDTNILVLATSLIGVLHGAVEHVDTSQKLKTSHEHSLCTALYNKNFKLVVSGCHNGVVSVWDILTGEKVMQFQTSPERPAEVTAMAFDAPKRRLITGSKDGIVRLWNFNNGALLLTLPMLDDNEVTGIIYINQRIYVSGWSKRVMWYLDVKEDMEMEYRVWNQYHSEDIYSMHAHGNKMLVTASYSGDIIIWNIDSGRAFCRFNASESPRPLLPKRVSPLISESITVEAELDAKDKTQKRLLGEHKADRSGKLPPISVEDLEKPSLAVEQALFLGTRERSPDTAILLTSVADGHVYAWSIHHQGGLLGKFRAVHSNGLSINSMSTDQRNQMLLTGDSCGYITLWDIEDYCLSRRAEQDRAGRHNPTTTRLPSLIPHYCKVEGPRQRVLEETTEETTEEVEDGWKVCLTSPPLLSTWRGHLRSIVSIEYVERFSVIVTASLDCNLRLWTISGSYIGTFGQAQWRLGDPHALTTGLPVDLRRVGSCQTLKVLNKGTRPHWNCARRILDNLTLQKLQNSANFSGSEAPKLQELVTSDPRITQYSSEQIEETWQRWQEKGKQLRVFKLMPCCPLMPIIQPPVPARLKEQQKTQEAGDLLAKQKRNSKRGPHARYTAAKAGCKKSVASKQPVKGSLV, translated from the exons ATGAGTCGCCTCCCCATCTCCAGCATCCACTACAACAGAGACACCAACATCCTGGTCCTCGCCACCTCCCTG ATAGGAGTTCTCCACGGTGCTGTGGAGCATGTTGACACCAGCCAAAAGCTGAAGACCTCTCATGAACACTCCCTCTGCACTGCTCTCTACAACAAAAACTTCAAACTG GTGGTGAGCGGTTGCCATAACGGCGTGGTGAGCGTGTGGGACATCCTGACGGGGGAGAAGGTCATGCAGTTCCAGACGTCGCCGGAGAGGCCGGCAGAGGTGACAGCCATGGCGTTCGACGCCCCCAAGCGCCGACTCATCACGGGTTCCAAGGATGGAATCGTACGTCTGTGGAACTTCAACAACGGAGCGCTGCTGCTCACCCTGCCCATGCTGGACGACAACGAg GTGACGGGCATCATCTACATCAATCAGAGGATCTACGTTTCCGGCTGGAGCAAGAGAGTCATGTGGTACCT tgATGTGAAGGAGGACATGGAGATGGAGTACCGTGTGTGGAACCAGTACCACTCTGAGGACATCTACTCCATGCACGCCCACGGCAACAAGATGCTGGTGACCGCCTCCTACAGCGGTGACATCATCATCTGGAACATTGATTCCGGTCGCGCCTTTTGCAGGTTCAACGCCAGCGAGAGCCCTCGTCCTCTCCTGCCCAAACGGGTATCACCTCTCATCTCCGAGTCCATTACTGTG GAGGCGGAGTTAGATGCTAAGGACAAGACTCAGAAGAGGTTGTTGGGGGAACACAAGGCGGACAGGAGCGGCAAACTTCCACCAATCAGTGTCGAGGATCTGGAAAAGCCTAGTCTAGCTGTGGAGCAG gCCCTGTTCCTGGGTACCCGGGAGCGCAGCCCTGACACGGCCATCCTCCTGACCAGCGTTGCGGACGGCCACGTGTACGCCTGGTCCATCCACCACCAAGGGGGGCTGCTGGGCAAGTTCAGGGCTGTGCACAGCAACGGGCTCTCCATCAACTCCATGTCCACCGACCAGCGCAACCAGATGCTGCTCACCGGAGACAGCTGCGGCTACATCACG CTGTGGGACATAGAGGACTACTGCCTTTCCAGACGCGCGGAACAGGATAGAGCTGGTCGCCacaaccccaccaccaccaggctGCCCAGCCTGATCCCCCACTACTGCAAGGTGGAGGGGCCCCGACAGAGGGTGCTGGAGGAAACGACGGAGGAGACgacagaggag GTGGAGGATGGCTGGAAGGTGTGTCTAACCTCCCCGCCCTTGCTCAGTACCTGGCGGGGGCACTTAAGGAGCATCGTCAGCATAGAGTATGTGGAGCGCTTCAGTGTCATCGTTACCGCCAGCTTGGACTGCAACTTGCGTCTCTGGACCATTTCTGGAAGCTACATAG GTACGTTTGGACAGGCCCAATGGCGTTTGGGCGACCCCCATGCCTTGACCACGGGGCTGCCTGTGGACCTGAGGAGGGTGGGGTCCTGCCAGACCCTCAAGGTGCTCAACAAGGGCACACGTCCACACTGGAA CTGTGCCAGGCGCATCCTGGATAACCTGACTCTGCAGAAGCTGCAGAACTCCGCCAACTTCAGCGGAAGTGAGGCCCCCAAACTGCAGGAgctggtgacctctgacccccgcaTCACCCAGTACAGCAGCGAGCAGATAGAAGAGACCTGGCAACGCTGGCAGGAGAAGGGCAAacag CTGAGGGTGTTTAAGCTTATGCCCTGCTGCCCCCTGATGCCCATCATCCAGCCCCCGGTCCCTGCCCGGTTGAAGGAGCAACAGAAGACCCAGGAGGCAGGAGACCTGCTGGCCAAACAGAAGAGGAACTCCAAGCGTGGCCCTCATGCACGCTACACCGCCGCCAAGGCAGGGTGCAAGAAGTCCGTCGCTTCCAAACAGCCAGTCAAAGGCAGCCTCGTCTAG